Proteins encoded together in one Deinococcus hopiensis KR-140 window:
- a CDS encoding PAS domain S-box protein, with protein sequence MLEPDFTPSAAPQAEAELRRLQALRRYNIVGTPPEGAFDRLAGLAARLFRAPIALITFMEEHRQWFKACVGTTLRENQRELSFCTYTVALGDVLVVPDTTQDSRFAHNPLVTGPAHLRFYAGAPLLSGHGEVIGSLCIMDTVVRPDLTPDERQTLTDLATSVMSELDLRQTLLDRTHEAARKDAILNSALDAVITTDEHHRVLEWNRAAEQMFGYTWAEAVGQDLTALIIPEHLRERHREGIRNFMGEGEGTPIGRRVEVPSQRRGGEPFPSELAITPFTSHGETLFALHLRDLSERHALREALDTSHKLLRAVVDTVPESMYVKDLEGRYIMINAAGAGLMGRPVNEILGQGDADLFPSQTAQSNRARDRQVLASGQPLSDEVTDVLADGSSRTFLATKSAFRDAQGEVQGLIGTAFDITARKAMEAQLQAQNQRLEEHVQARTQELEEAQLEILERLARAAEHRDDDTGEHMHRVARMAADLARQLALPEEEAVLIERVAPLHDVGKIGLSDAILLKPGRLTPEEFSVVKAHTTIGANILAHGRSELIQAAQEIAMTHHERWDGNGYPQGLAAEAIPLRGRIVAVADVFDALTSDRPYKKAWSREDALGEIRAQAGRQFDPRIVEALERLMDPSRPVALTTRLPEEGEPSRQVG encoded by the coding sequence GCCTTTGACCGACTGGCTGGGCTCGCTGCCCGGCTCTTTCGCGCGCCCATTGCCCTGATTACCTTTATGGAAGAACATCGGCAGTGGTTTAAGGCGTGCGTGGGCACCACCCTGAGGGAAAATCAGCGTGAGCTGTCGTTCTGCACCTACACGGTGGCCCTCGGCGACGTGCTGGTGGTGCCGGACACCACCCAGGATTCGCGGTTCGCCCACAATCCGTTGGTGACTGGGCCGGCGCATCTGCGCTTCTATGCGGGCGCGCCGCTGCTGTCCGGGCATGGTGAGGTGATCGGTAGCCTGTGCATTATGGACACCGTGGTGCGCCCGGACCTGACGCCCGACGAGCGCCAGACCCTGACGGACCTGGCGACCAGCGTAATGAGTGAGCTCGACCTGCGTCAGACCCTGCTGGACCGCACCCACGAGGCCGCGCGGAAGGACGCCATCCTGAATTCAGCGTTGGACGCAGTCATCACCACCGACGAGCACCACCGGGTACTGGAGTGGAACCGCGCGGCCGAGCAGATGTTTGGGTACACCTGGGCCGAGGCCGTGGGGCAAGACCTGACGGCCCTGATCATTCCCGAGCACCTGCGGGAGCGGCACCGCGAGGGCATCCGCAACTTCATGGGCGAGGGCGAGGGGACGCCCATCGGCCGCCGGGTTGAGGTGCCCTCGCAGCGGCGGGGCGGCGAGCCGTTTCCGAGCGAACTGGCGATCACGCCCTTCACCTCGCACGGGGAGACGCTCTTTGCCCTGCATCTGCGCGACCTGAGTGAGCGTCACGCCCTGCGGGAAGCGCTGGATACCAGCCACAAATTGCTGCGGGCTGTCGTGGACACGGTGCCCGAGTCGATGTACGTCAAGGACCTGGAAGGCCGGTACATCATGATCAACGCGGCGGGAGCTGGGCTGATGGGCCGCCCCGTGAATGAGATCCTGGGCCAGGGCGACGCCGACCTCTTTCCCAGTCAGACGGCGCAGAGCAACCGGGCGCGCGACCGGCAGGTGCTGGCCAGCGGACAGCCCCTGAGCGATGAGGTGACGGACGTGCTGGCCGATGGGAGCTCCCGGACCTTCCTGGCCACCAAGAGCGCCTTCCGGGACGCCCAGGGGGAGGTCCAGGGACTCATCGGCACTGCGTTCGACATCACGGCGCGTAAGGCCATGGAAGCGCAGTTGCAGGCCCAGAACCAGCGCCTCGAAGAGCACGTGCAGGCCCGGACCCAGGAGCTGGAAGAGGCCCAGCTGGAGATTCTCGAACGTCTCGCCCGCGCCGCCGAGCACCGCGACGATGACACTGGCGAGCACATGCACCGGGTGGCGCGCATGGCCGCCGACCTCGCACGGCAACTCGCCCTGCCCGAGGAGGAAGCGGTGCTGATCGAGCGGGTCGCGCCGCTGCACGATGTGGGCAAGATCGGCTTGTCCGACGCCATCCTCCTCAAGCCCGGACGCCTGACGCCCGAGGAGTTCAGCGTGGTCAAGGCGCACACGACCATCGGCGCGAACATCCTCGCGCACGGCCGCTCGGAACTGATTCAGGCCGCTCAGGAGATCGCCATGACGCACCACGAGCGCTGGGACGGAAATGGCTATCCGCAGGGCCTGGCCGCGGAAGCCATTCCCCTGCGTGGACGCATCGTGGCGGTGGCCGACGTGTTCGACGCCCTGACCAGCGACCGTCCCTACAAAAAAGCCTGGAGCCGCGAGGACGCCCTCGGGGAGATCCGCGCCCAGGCAGGCCGCCAGTTCGACCCACGGATCGTGGAGGCGCTGGAGCGGTTGATGGATCCCTCCCGGCCCGTCGCCCTGACCA